One Glycine max cultivar Williams 82 chromosome 4, Glycine_max_v4.0, whole genome shotgun sequence DNA segment encodes these proteins:
- the LOC100783135 gene encoding transcription termination factor MTERF15, mitochondrial, whose protein sequence is MALRAASSNARFLLNTHSQSHYRKQIALATLFQKHGFPSSLVPSLLSRNPSLLRTPLPDLRHSLSTLLFSLRLPQNAVVSLLTSSPSLLLDPTFLKTFQSHFPEIQSRFPKISPSTLVNLLLCSRKFDLNPLDLPRKLDLLKTRFAFSAATVAKVLEGFPDVLITSETEITNVVDFLVEFGIPGDEIDLVVGLFPRVLGIGVEDRLRPLVREIKELGFTNRELRREISRDPRILGMEIGEFSRCLRLLESLKCREAIQDRIMGSGMVRACFEVKLRVDCLCGYGLTRNDALKVLWKEPRVICYEVGDIEKKVEFLVQRMKCGVECVVDVPKYLGVSFEKHIVPRYSVVECLRGKGAIGFEVGLKDLVMPSRLRFYNLYVKPYPECEKIYGRLKGCGGEGKRKHPVGLWKLFKPEKFPESGEDVKNMRSFMESLV, encoded by the coding sequence ATGGCGTTGCGCGCCGCTTCTTCAAACGCGCGTTTTCTCCTCAACACTCACTCCCAGTCCCACTACAGAAAACAAATTGCCCTCGCCACCCTCTTCCAGAAGCACGGTTTCCCCTCCTCCCTCGTCCCCTCCCTCCTCTCCCGCAACCCCTCCCTCCTCCGCACCCCCCTCCCCGACCTCCGACACTCCCTCTCCACCCTCCTCTTCTCCCTCCGCCTCCCCCAAAACGCCGTCGTCTCGCTCCTCACCTCCTCCCCTTCCCTCCTCCTCGACCCCACCTTCCTCAAAACCTTCCAATCACACTTCCCTGAAATCCAATCCCGCTTCCCCAAAATCTCCCCGTCAACCCTAGTCAACCTTCTTCTCTGCTCCCGTAAGTTCGATCTAAACCCCCTCGACCTCCCCCGCAAACTCGACCTCCTCAAAACCCGCTTCGCGTTCTCCGCCGCCACCGTGGCGAAGGTCCTGGAAGGGTTTCCCGACGTTCTTATAACAAGCGAGACTGAGATTACTAATGTAGTTGATTTTCTAGTGGAATTCGGAATCCCCGGGGATGAAATTGATCTTGTTGTTGGATTGTTTCCTAGGGTTTTGGGAATTGGAGTTGAGGACAGGCTGAGGCCGTTGGTTCGCGAAATTAAGGAGTTAGGGTTTACAAACCGCGAGCTGAGGAGAGAAATCTCGAGGGATCCGAGGATTCTGGGGATGGAAATTGGTGAATTCTCGCGGTGTCTGAGGCTGTTGGAGAGTCTAAAATGCAGGGAAGCGATCCAAGATAGGATCATGGGTTCGGGTATGGTGAGGGCGTGTTTTGAGGTGAAACTACGGGTGGATTGCTTGTGTGGTTACGGTTTGACGCGAAACGATGCTTTGAAGGTGTTATGGAAGGAGCCGAGGGTGATTTGTTATGAGGTTGGGGATATTGAGAAGAAGGTTGAGTTTTTGGTGCAGAGGATGAAGTGTGGTGTGGAGTGTGTGGTTGATGTGCCTAAGTACTTGGGTGTGAGCTTTGAGAAGCATATTGTGCCGAGGTACAGTGTGGTGGAGTGCTTGAGAGGGAAGGGTGCAATCGGGTTTGAGGTTGGGTTGAAAGATTTGGTCATGCCTTCTAGGCTTAGGTTTTATAATCTCTATGTGAAGCCATACCCGGAGTGTGAGAAGATATATGGGAGGTTGAAGGGGTGTGGTGGTGAAGGTAAGAGGAAGCATCCGGTGGGGCTGTGGAAGCTGTTTAAACCAGAGAAGTTTCCTGAGAGTGGCGAGGATGTGAAGAATATGAGGTCCTTCATGGAGTCACTGGTTTAG